The Sardina pilchardus chromosome 5, fSarPil1.1, whole genome shotgun sequence DNA window TGGTTGCAAGCAAAGCATGACATAAGCCCACCATCTAGTGGTGACATGAAGTGATTCGACAGGATTAAGTACACAGATGGCGAAATATCACCAACAAAAAACACTGTAACAATCCTAAATGCAAACTGCAAAGTCATTAGATACTGCAGTGTTAACAATGTAGAGTGCTGATGTAAACAGTGTTTAACAACGTGGAGTGCTTGCCTGAGAGACTGGCTCCAGTCATCGAGTCCGCGGTCAGGGCGAGGACCCGGGCGAAGTTGGCGTCGTTCATGAAGGAGCAGTCGGAGGAGCTGATGATGCTGGTGCGGGCGCTGGGCATGTTGCCCTCGGAGACGGAGCCCCAGGCGTTCCACAGGGAGCCCTCCCACTCGCTGCAGCAGGACGACGGGGTGCTCCGCAGCTGCGCCCGGCCCACCACCCCACGCCGGGGACCCCCGCGCTCGCCCGCCTCCTCTACCTCCGACGGCCCGCAGATGTAGCCGAACGTGGGGGTCGGGGAGAAGGGCCTCGGGGTGAGGTTGTCTGGTAGCACACTGAAAAGAGCAGAGAGTGTGTTATTGAAGTGTTTTTACCTTTCATCCTGGAGAGACAAGAAATGCTCTCATCTCAAACAGTACAATTTAACTTCTTTGTTTGTAAAGAACTTACAGGGGGGGCAAATGCTCTgttgctagtttggagtttaacacagttttaaactggagttggagttgggagttggagtttaaaaccgtgttaaactccaaactattGCCCCATGGAGTTTAGACTGTGAATAATACACTTTTATCCCACATATTGAGGGTATTTACATTTAGTAATTCAAAAGTTAttcttaaaatgtatttatcaaACATCTATGAAAAATGATACACCCAAAGGTAAACATATGCACCCTGAGCTAAACACATTCTTGCATTCTTTCCGGATCATTCCCGTGTCTGAGTAAGTAACCAGCTGGTGTCCTACCCGGCCCTGTCCATCCTGGGTCTGATCTCCAGGTACTGCGTGGCGTCCTGCGTGGAGAGCGTGGCTTCGTCCAGGTCCAGGTCCTCGTCCAGGCTGGGCTCTGCGGACATGCAGAAGGAGGCGGTGGACAGGCGGCTGTAGGTGCGGCCCGGGTAGGAGGGGTAGGAGGGGTAGGAGGGGTAGGAGGGGCAGACGGAGGCGGTGGCCGGGGTGGCCGCTCCCCGCACCGCGGACGCCGTGCAGATGGACTGGAGAGAGCCCACGTCCATGGTCAGCTTGGTGGACCTGCTGGAGCTGGGGTCAGATGTGGCTATTAGAGTGCTGTCCCTAACTGTGCAGTTGTTATAGTCAGGGTCAGGGAGGGACAgtcattctaaaaaaaaaacgtatttcaaatacaaaatagtattttgtcatttttgtaGTTTATTGGGTTTGGAAGTAATTGGTGCATCTTTTGTGTCCTAAAACCACTGCAAAAATACTTTCAATGAGACATCTATGTGGTGACATCATAAATGCAAAACGATGCATGCAGCCTCTGACTGGTGCTGGCGTATGCCAAACAGACACtgttcaaatttgacctgttTTTAGCCCAGAATCAATCAGATACGACACACTTTAGAATCTGGTCAGTTCGATTTGTTGGGTAGTTTAAACTGGCTAGAAGAGGCAACAATCATTGTTCCAGCTCCAGTCCAATCCGATTGGATATCTGCTGTGTTGGCTGTCCTCCAATGTGGGCAGTcaaataatgtaggcctacagtgtgagCACATCAATTACCATCCCATTCAAATGCTTTCAGTTACTATATCGAGTAaccgaaaaaaaaacagtgtctaCCCGGCttagtggtgttttttttggaagaGTATTGCCTAATCAAGCACTTTTTTAAATAAGATTTACCACAACTGTCTCATTCTCTGCTCCAGCAGAGCATTTAGCTTCCTTTGCTGGATGGATCAACAGGCTTCATCAACAATGAGCTGGTTGTGCTTAAAGGAATTATACTAAAAGGAACCTTGCAATGCAGGGCAtagggcgcgcgcacacacacacaaacgcacacacgcacacacacacacacacacacacacacacacacacacacacacacacacacacacacacacacacacacacacacacacacacacacacacacaaacacacacacaaacacacacacacacattcgttacactccctctctcagacaaacaaactcactcactcaatcccAGTTTCTTGCTCACCCACACTCACCATACGTTTGCTTGTTTTTGGAAGAACTTTTGAACTGTTTTGGGATTTCTGATGCGTGGTTTCATTATAGCATTAATGGAGTTTTAATAGGCTACAATTTTGGGATAAAAAAGCATGTTGAAAAACAAATTTAAGTATTTTCagaatacaaaaatacagtattttattttgatacatggcatgacttagattattttgatacattttgagtgtatctgcctatttgttttaaaatacattttgatttatttttgtgttgtgtatgaAGTGTACCACCACAGGAATTGCATGCTCACTGCCAAAtaaatgcacaagcacaagcacacacacacacacacacacacacacacacaactccacagaCACTCAATTATCGAGAGATGTTCTCATTTTTACGTGTTTTTACGTGAGTTTTAGTGCACACTCTGCTATTCAACAGCCTATAGTCTGTAGCACCATATGCTTGTTATCACCTCAAGATGCAATAGATAATTGAAAGATACAATATAATTGTTATGGCTTCACTGACCAAAAACATTTTAGTGTTCACCCATCTGTTATCCGACAGTCTACAGTCTGCATAACTACAGTTGTTATGGCTTCAGCCCCTAAACACTAAACAGTCTATGTGTGAAGTTCAAGACCAGTGAGAGGCAGTTAACAGCTGTATATTGCTCTCCTTCCTGAGTTTTGTCTGTGGAAGTTCTGTAGTTAGGGAAATGATTCAcagtttacaataacaacaaaaatgcacacaaccAAACTGGTCCTGCGTGGTTTATAATTGCTGAAAAACAGCCTACTCTAAAAGTAAACATTCTTCTATTCTAAAGCAAATAACTGCAAATGTTTCCAATGTCAATGGCATATTAATGAGGTATAATACTGTATACAGCTATGCCAGGAGTCTAAGTTTAAAAAGTATGCTAAATCCATAGGGAATAAACAttaactaaacacacacacacacacacacacacacacacacacacacacacacacgagaaagcCTGTAAAACAAACACCGCACAGATCTGCAGAGGAAAGGACCCTCGGAGGAGGAAGTGTGGAACAATGGCTGCTGAGGTgcggtgggatggggggggggggagggggttgggagGGAGCTGGCTGCTGGGGTCTGTCTGACTCACCCTTCCTCTGAGCTCAAGCTGTGTATGTCATCACCGCAGCGAGGAGGGGACGACTGGGGCGACGCCATGTCCACCAGGTGCAGGGAGGCCGAGTAGTGGAGCATGCGGGGAGAGGAGCTCGACTTCAGGCAGTCTGGGAACCCAcctgggggagggagggctggGCGTTGGAGCAACAGAGAAGACATTAGCACACCTTAAATATGGTGACATAGAAAAAAGTTAAATAACCTTAATATGCCTTTAGTGGATGTCTAATTATAGTCACTCCCTAATTTTGGAATGTGTAATTACTGTGAAAAATGTCCCAAGTGGTGAAAGAAGATCAAAAAGAATGAAAGTGTCGATGGCTGGGTTTACCTGGCGGCTGATGGCTGAGTCTCTGTTTGTTCACACCTGTGATGCTGCCAACTGCCCGGGCCTGCTGGGACATGGCCACTAACGGGGCGCTCTTCACAGCGTGGAGCTCTGGGGGATTAACAGCACACGTTAGTGACTTTACTCTGCACCCCACTGACTAGGGCTGCACGATTTGGGGAAAATATCTCATTGAGACTTTTCTGACTCAAATTGAGACTGCGATTTTTTCAACatgatttttgaatgtcaatGAAGTGATTCAATATTCCAAATGACTCTTTCATTTGTGCCACCCCTGAATTGTTAGGGAATGCCCAGTGCACAAGAAACATGGCATCCCTGACTGACTGTgaagctcaccaatcagaaaTGATGTGCCCCTCACACACTACGCACACCCACCAACAGAAGTGACACAGTCAAGGAGGATGTCAACAGAAGTGGCACAGTCAAGGAGGATGACATGAATATAAAACtcagaaatgtgacaaaattaaCTGCACGATTATTTGTAGCTTTTGCGATTACTATTTGCATTAGTTCATATTGTGATTACGATTGCAATTGGGATAATTGTGCAGCCctacctctgacacacacacacacacacacacacacacttgcttgagTGTGTAGACTTATTTgctaattttgttttgtttattttcgatCGGTTGAGTTTGCTCTTACCTCGCTTGCAGTTCTTCTCCCAGGACTCCTTGAGAACCCCCATGTTGGGCTGGGTCGGCAGGGCCCGTCTCCACGGCATCGCTGGCCCGTCCCTGGCCGCCTTGCTCCTGGCGGCGGGCTGAGGGATGATGACCGTCTCGCAGGCCTGGTCAGCGGTGTGGTAGTGAGGCATCTTGGTACGGCGGCCGGGACTGTTGAAGGTCTTGAGGTTGTTGCCGCTGAGATCCACGTAGAACGTGCCGTAAACCCCGCAGCTGTCAGACACTATGGGCACGACAGACTCAAGATGGCCGGGGTCCTTCTTGGCCGTGATGGGAAGAGCTGCCATCAAAAGAGAAAGAAGTTGGACAAACATCTCTTGAGTTGTGCTTTGGAGGCCATTGAGGATCCTTGATGGCTTTTTGAAGCATTACATTACACTTTTTACACTTACATTACActtttttcatccaaagtgacttacacatgtctatatactatattacaagggattacattacattgtcattacattgtccccggagcaacttggggttaagtgccttgctcaagggcacaacagtgggaGACGGGAATTGAAtcaacaactttcaggctaatgctcgctagcccagctccttaaccactacactaccaccaccccagcTACCGAGGCAGCTCACATAGCAGCTCAAGATGGACTGGGTGcagtcctcctcctctatcAAATCATCTAGAGAAGATCAAGACTCCTATGCTCCATGGGAGGAACTCAGCTCCTCTTGCACTTTGGTCCTCATTTGGTTGCCAGCTATGTatcttcctctttgtctttgtttggtTGTCCATATTGTCTGACACAttgctgtctctgtatgttttaTGTTATGTATGTCTGCAGCAGTACCCTGTCTCTAGCCCAAATGTCTCCCAAGGGAGACGAATAAatgaacttgacttgacttgactgggACTCACTGCTCTTGCTGATGCTGAGGTTGGGGCTCTCCTGGCCCTGGGCCCACAGGTCCTGGTAGGGTTTCCCGCACAGCGCTGGCCTCCAGGCCCCGGATACCCACGGCGAGTCGGGCGCTGCCATCCTGCAAGAGACATGGCATGAGACGAAGCCCTGGATAGTCACCACCTCCAGCAAGGGTGCTTTTAACATGACCAACAGACAATTTCCAAGAGCGTCTCAGATGTATGAATCTACAGAATCTATCAGTGTTGGCCACTTGTATTGAGTGTGTGGCTTACTGTATCTGAGGATAGATAGTTTTGGGCGTGTATTACCTGTGCTTGATGATGAGGTCCTCACTGGCTAACCTGTACAAGCCTGTTACAAACAAATGCATTGAAGAGACATATTTATTAGAGAATATAATTGgatataaaataaactaaacaTTTTATACAGAGTATGTGTAGCATAGCATCAATTTCTCATCAGTCCTTCAACAAAGATACAGCTTCAAATTTCAAATTGTCACATCTTTAGTTTACAGGTTTATGCATACCTGTTTGTACTGTAGAGTACAAACTGCTGTTTGGACTGCAAGAAATGCTATATGTACCCATCTGAATACTGCATTATGTTTCTATACAGATATGTTTCCAGAGCAAGCATGCATAATATTCTGAGTGCTGAATAATCTATTACTGACTCCGGTTATAATATAACTCTCCCAACGACCCTAAATTGTTGGTCAATTGTTGGAGTTTTACAATGAATGACCTTTAACAGCGGACCCAAGCACAATTGGCCGTTCACCTGACTGTGGTGTTAAACATGCAGTAGCCCGACTCTGACATAGAGGACCGGTGCccgttacagtttttcacaattgctagaacacctttttcagaactctttacctttttctcaaaactgtgaacacaaaactcatttctcaaactacattctcgaaacccttcaatcttgttgcaaaactgaacaatcacctcaaaacacttttaactttgctcaaaactaactaatggtctcaaatcattgaacacatcaggcaaaattacactcctgcagagcagtgataagacaatacaccaaacaatggaagacacagttttcagggcagggtttatggctcctggaggaattgtattcattctaatttgaaaaaaaatatcacaatgaaaataaagaataaggacttatatcactctctactcatatcctctagcctatatgaagatataaatcaacagttttgtaagtgaacagaaagacagactgatactgtactgaatatgatttgtactgtgatgccacagactctgatagtactgtaagtacgCAATACTGtgatattgtattgtgcctaaatttagacttacttggacatactgataactcaactctttcactctctcagagttgagctcaaagggtagtaagtgtgtaacagtggatgttcagtgattactgtactgtatgatcatggacatttacgctatttctcttctatagtctgaatctttggattattgacgccacagagaaaccactgatgttgggttggaccatgaagtcctgcttctctcattggcattccatgaaccagaacatggtcaatgattgttgcccaaatatcataacatgtacagtattgcaactcttgggactctctgtctttctcttcatcctcttcctcctacctgcaccctcctcttccttataccccacttctactgtaacacacacttgttgtcccctgcgtctctgtcaactctgaactgacttatattggttgtcacatcattagacagaagtgttatcaattatgagtggtagtgttcaaatggagacaactgtgcactaattgtgttcaacttctgcgttgtttggttatcaatataattaagaagtgcatcagaatgcacaatgtgttcacagttttgcaaaaggggttaatgagtttggtaaaatgggtgaaagtgggtgaaagtagtctatggttttgccaaaaaagggaataattcaataaatgtgttcaggcatttgataatttgattcagagaatggggtttagtgtttgagcaactgtgaaaaactgtaagtgaTGTCACGTTCTAAACTGCTGACCTGCGCTCTTGTGGTGTCGGTGGCCGAGGCCCGAGCTCCTGGCGTGGCGTCGGTACAGGCACACAGCGGTGACCATAAGGAGGCACCACAGGAGCACGCCCACGCTGCCAATAAACACCGGGTCCTGAACCACGGCCAGAACCCAGGGGAGAGCGCCTGAGGCCGGGAGAGCGTGAGACACACGCTGGTTGTTCTctaaatagagagagtgagagagagagagagagagagggggaaaaagggagagagagagggggagagagagagggaaaggggagagagagagagagggagagagagtgagagagagagagagagagagagggggaaaaagggagagagagagggggagagagagagggaaagggggagagagagagagagagagagagagagagagagagagagagagatatggagagagaaagacggggGGAGTTAATGATCACATGCATTATATTTGTAAAAAACAATTACTATAATTGTTATACACTAATATGCTCATAAATCCGTTCAGGGCGATATCAAATTAGATTTTCTTGTCCTGTTGGGATTTGTTTTTCAAGAATGACCGGAATGAATAGACTATACAGTACACTATTATGTTGTTTATTCAATATTCAGAATTATTCAGCATTTATTCTAATTGTTATATATGGCCTGCATTGGAAGGGCAGACAACTTTTAATGAGGAAAAACTCTTTTGTATTCCATTCTCAATAACTCTCTTCAGCGCCTTAGATCTTAGAAATACTACTATCCTACATTTGACATGTTTACAAATGAAATGACACTGAAACTGACTCCAACCCAGAGCTAGTTTTAGAACATGCTTTGATCTAGCTGTGCCTGCAGTTGCCATCATCTCTCACCTATCAGAAGTCTGTGAGGGTCACTCTTCACGCCGACCCCCGCTCCATTGAGAGCCGCCACTCTGACCCAGTACTGCCTGCCAGGGTGCAGCATGCCGATCTCCAGACTGTGGGTCCCACTGTCCAGCGTCCAGTTAAAAAACGGCTGACCGTCTgactgcacacaccacacctgaGGAGGAAATAGACGCAGAGATAGAGCCCATCACCAAGAGCATGCTGTTAATACATACTAATGCCTAGTGGCCCATCGAGTCCCATTCCATCTGATTCAAccccagcttcagaaagtgaaagttCTACAATGTATTGCTTTTATGGTGGTTTCACCTCAGCATCAGTTCTACAAAAATGATTTCACAGGTTAACTAATCTACCTGGTTGAGGAGTTGTGCTGACTTAAATCAGTTGGTTTAGTGAATGGTTAAATCAAATACATGGTAGGACTTTCTGAAGCAGGGTTCCCCACCTCTAGTCTGGTTCGTGTTACTGTTTGGTACCTGATAGCCCTGGATGATCCCGTTGTGGGTGTCGTGAGATGGAGGACCCCAGCTCAAGAGAACTGTGTCGTTTCGGTCCACCGGCATCGTCACGGACAGTCCCTGAGGAGGGGCACCGGGGGCTGTGGACACATCAGAAGCTCAGTCCTCATGCAGACACTCATAGAAAACACACTCAAGATGGCCCAGTTCTGCTCCGTGCTCTATCATGTGTCCCCACTATCATGTGCCATCATGCAACAGTAATACATCTCACTGGTTATGCTACACTTGTCATTTACACAACAGTTATTTACACAATCAATCATAATGTAGATTCTAAAGGTACatggtgtgttttgtatgttgatatagcctaattagcaccACCTCATGGTGAGGCTGATGCGGTCCTTACCGATCTCTGGCACCCTGAGGTGTCTGGTGTTGCTCTCTCTGCCGTATAAGTTGCTCCCGTATGGTCGCACTTTAAACTCGTACTTGTAGCCCCTCTTCAGGGGGCCGACCGCTGTCTGCAGGCTCGGCAGAGGCACCTTCTTGGCCGCCCAGTCGGAGCTAGCAGGCAGGAGAGAGCGGTACAGCACCTCGCATCCGTCCAGGTAGTGTGGCTGGGTTGGCAGAGACTGGAGCTGGGCAACACCAAGAGTGAAAAGACATAAGTACAGAGCCTGTAGCATTGTGTGGCCCGTTCATGagcaactgggaagtgggagaattCTAGAACGTGACGCCTGAACTTGGGACTTCCCAGTTTGAAGTGGGGGCTTTGGGAGAGCTCCCAGCGGAACGTCTCCCAGTCGCATTATTATTACAACGCACTATTATTCTTGCTTTACTCTTACTTTAAAGCATTTGTCTCAGGTAGACGATGACTGGCTTAAAACACTCAGAAGATTCCAGTTGTATGCATTGCATGCAATGCACTTGGACTGTTGTGATACAGATCTAAAAGTAAAAATGGCTTCCAGTGACTATCTGTATGTTGGTGCATGTCTGTTTTCTCTTTACAACCAAAAGTTCGCCGTACCTTCCACTGCACCAAAGACATATTGGAGGAAGGAGTCATGACAGCCACGGTCTGAAGCTCCGCACGCAGAGCAGACAGCTCCTTATGAAGCTCCTTCTGTCGAGTGTTCAAAGCATCTGTCAAGAGAGTACACAACACATCTTAGCAAAACAACCAACAGGAGCAAAAACAAAGCCACATTATTCTCTCCACTGTTCGATGTTCATTAGAGAGGCAGCAATAAACAAGGTGGAAAATTCAGACGTCAGAAAGCAAAAGTCCTACCGCACCACAGACTGTGTATGTTACAACCAGCTGATTTTAACTCAGCCAACTCTTTAGCCAGCTACATCAGCTCATTTGTGAAATCACCAGTGAAATACAGCACCTTGGTTTGTTAGTTCAGGCATTTATACACTAATTAACACCTTTTTGGtaataaaaacatcaacaaattATACAGTGTACCATTTAGAAAAGTCTTGGTTTACCAATACATGGTAGCATATTTACTTTATGATGTTGGAGTTTTCCACCATTGGctctaatctgtgtgtgtgtgtgtgtgtgtgtgtgtgtgtgtgtgtgtgtgtgtgtgtgtgtgtgtgtgtgtgtgtgtgtgtgtgtgtgcctctatcTCCATCTTACCCTCTACATGAAGCACTGCGCTGGCTGTGGATGCTCCCATCTCGTTGACAGCAGTACAGGTGTACTGTCCACTGTCCTGCTCAGTCACATAGTGAATCTGAAGACTCTGATCTGGGTTGACCAGATACCTGTCGAACAAACATAACATCAGCCATTGGTGCATATAGTGCTGCAGCATGGTTCAGTAGCCCATTAAGAAGATGATGGGtgagtaatgaatgaatgtgagaaTGAATGTCCATTCACTTTTACAGCATCCACAAGAGAGCCAGAATCTCTGAGGGTTGGACCACCAATGAGTGAAAACCCTCTCTTATGAGTATATTCACAACCCCTGTTCTGCAGGGTCTACACACATACCAACTCATACAAAATCCTGAGAACTACATATGCTACAGAAAATAATACACTTAGAATGGCTTAGTACGTATAAGTCAAATGTAAATACAAGTCCTAGAACTTAACAAAAAACCCTCTATTGCACCCATGCAACAATACAACATGAATAATCAGTGCATGGCTCTCTTAAGTGAGTAGTGTATTAGCATGGTGTAGTCAGCGATTGGCTTTGTAATGAGCAGTGGTAATTGTGTGCTGTAGTCATTGTAGAATGGCTCTCTGGCTGCAGTGGGAAGTGCAACTGTGTGATGTAGTCGTCGTACAACGGCTCTCTGGCTGTAGTGGGAAGTGTAATTGTGTGGCGGAGTCAGCATGGAGTGGCTCTCCGTAGTGAGCAGTAGTAATTgcgtggtgtagtgtagtgagcGCATGGCTCAGTTAGCGCCGTGTGTGTGGATCCCTGACCTGCCGTTTGGCAGAGGGCC harbors:
- the robo4 gene encoding roundabout homolog 1 — encoded protein: MSPLQVFKLLLCIGITCGLEGSKPPPDETPPQIVHHPSDVVVKVGSPATLSCRASGTPEPTIEWLRNGQPLDSNRLDDPSRPITLHEGSLFFLSVVPGRRGQSHEGVYSCVARNSVGKVTSRNASLHIAALRDEFRVQPSDVEVAVSEVAIMNCSPPIGQPEPNVIWKKDGVPINSTDDHYTVLNGKLIIGPALKNDSGVYVCVASNTMGVRESQAARLSVLVKPVLVRTPQDVSVKVGEAAHFFCEADGDPMPSVEWSREQGPLPNGRYLVNPDQSLQIHYVTEQDSGQYTCTAVNEMGASTASAVLHVEDALNTRQKELHKELSALRAELQTVAVMTPSSNMSLVQWKLQSLPTQPHYLDGCEVLYRSLLPASSDWAAKKVPLPSLQTAVGPLKRGYKYEFKVRPYGSNLYGRESNTRHLRVPEIAPGAPPQGLSVTMPVDRNDTVLLSWGPPSHDTHNGIIQGYQVWCVQSDGQPFFNWTLDSGTHSLEIGMLHPGRQYWVRVAALNGAGVGVKSDPHRLLIENNQRVSHALPASGALPWVLAVVQDPVFIGSVGVLLWCLLMVTAVCLYRRHARSSGLGHRHHKSAGLYRLASEDLIIKHRMAAPDSPWVSGAWRPALCGKPYQDLWAQGQESPNLSISKSTLPITAKKDPGHLESVVPIVSDSCGVYGTFYVDLSGNNLKTFNSPGRRTKMPHYHTADQACETVIIPQPAARSKAARDGPAMPWRRALPTQPNMGVLKESWEKNCKRELHAVKSAPLVAMSQQARAVGSITGVNKQRLSHQPPALPPPGGFPDCLKSSSSPRMLHYSASLHLVDMASPQSSPPRCGDDIHSLSSEEGSSRSTKLTMDVGSLQSICTASAVRGAATPATASVCPSYPSYPSYPSYPGRTYSRLSTASFCMSAEPSLDEDLDLDEATLSTQDATQYLEIRPRMDRAGVLPDNLTPRPFSPTPTFGYICGPSEVEEAGERGGPRRGVVGRAQLRSTPSSCCSEWEGSLWNAWGSVSEGNMPSARTSIISSSDCSFMNDANFARVLALTADSMTGASLSDFSPSGSPLNVLFPPPRDCFGELDPLPVWDWGTTWVDEMEAQYHTGRTGGATAAAAATAAAAASLSSVPDRWGYYHRQDPRQANYKMPSHR